The genomic interval ATTACTTTTGCCCATCTGCAGGACTGATCTGCCCAAGAATAATTGAGAATGTGAGGGGTAGATCTTTGACAAAGCTTATCAGGTGTCGCTTCAGGGGACTTCTGAGTATCCTGAATGGAAAAACCCACCTAACCCCTGCTCTGTCTTTTCCTTTGACCAGACTGATTATTCACAATCAATAACAGTCTGTATCTTCTCTCTTGCCTCTCGTCCCTTCTGGGACATTTAGGATGCTGCAGGCAAGGTTTTGGACCGCTGGACCATCATGTCCCGTGAAGAAGAGATCATCACCCTGCAGCAGTTTCTGCGCTTTGGTGAGACCAAGTCCATCGTGGAGCTGATGGCTATTCAGGAGAAAGAAGGTCAGGCAGTTACAGTTCCCTCGTCAAAGACAGACTCTGGGATTAGGACATTCATCGAAAGTAATAACAGAACTCGCAGCCCAGGGCTCTTGACACATCTGGAAAACAGTAGCCCCTCCAGCATTCATCATTTTGAGAATATCCCCAACAGCTTAGCCTTTCTCTTACCATTCCAATATATCAACCCAGTCTCTGCCCCCATGCTTGGCTTGCCCCCTAATGGTCTCCCAATGGAGCAGTCTGCCCTTCGGCTTCGGGAGCCCAGCCTTCCAAACCAAGGAGAGCAGGTGGAGACCAGTGAATCAGAGGTGTCCCTATCACCCTTCCGCACAGGTCAGAGCCCTAGCCGCGGAGTACTGGGAGGAATTAACAACACTGTACCCAAGACAGAACCCAACAACTGTGCATCGCCCATCTCCCCGACCCCTTCCACCCAGCAAGCTCAGCAGCAAACATCActtcagcagcaacagcagcagggCCAACAGCAGTCCCAAAATCAGTCTCAGCAACCCAACAGCTTGAGCGACCATCAGGTGCACCACCACTATATTAAGGATGAGCCTTCAAAAACCATCAGCCATCCTTCGTTCTCCTCCAAGATGCATCGTATTCGCCGCATGGGAGCCACCTCACGTAAGGGTCGTGTGTGCTGCAACGCATGTGGAAAGACCTTTTATGATAAAGGCACACTTAAGATACACTATAATGCTGTACACTTGAAGATTAAGCACCGTTGCACCATTGAGGGATGCAATATGGTCTTCAGCTCACTGCGCAGCCGCAACCGCCACAGTGCCAATCCCAATCCACGGTTGCACATGCCCATGCTGCGCAATAACCGTGACAAAGACCTTATTCGTGCCAATTCCACCACAGGTACACCTGTCATCTCAAGCAGCAAGAATGGTGGCTTCACACTCACCAGCCCTGGAAGGCCACCATTGGGCTTCACTACTCCCCCAATAGACCCTATGCTTCAGTCCCCGCTGCAGGGTCCTCTGGTGTTCCCCTCATTGAAGTCAGTGCAGCCAGTCCAACCAGTGCCCCCATTCTACCGAACACTTGTGTCTCCAGCAGACCTTGTCAGCCCTCCAGTGTCACTGCCAACCAGCCCCATCATGCCCACCACAACTAACAGCACCACCCTAATGGACCAGCAACATCAGATCCTGGCTGCTGTTGTCTCACATAATAATGTTCATGTGTCAGAGGCAAGTCCTATGTCCCACCGTCTACCCACTGGTGCCAGTCAGGACCTCACTACAAGCAGTGACCCCACGCCCAAAAAGAAACCTCGTAAATCGAGCATGCCAGTTAAGATTGAGAAGGAAGTGATTGATGTGGCAGATGATTTTGAGGACAaagatgaggatgatgatgataacATCCACCACAATCATCAGTCAAGTTTTCTTCACAACAACATTAAAATCAACGGCAACTGCAACAATAATGGTGCAAGTGGCACTGGACACCAAAGTGGTGGCAGTGGCCAGCAATCCCCCTCCCAGGATGAGATGAGCCCTGGCTTAGCCCTGAGAGGAATGATGAGGCACAGTGAGGATGAATGTAGGGAAGGGACTGGTAGTGACAGCAGAGGTGGTGCTTCAGAGCTGCGTTGTATGGACAGCTTTACCTCGGAAGATCAGGACCACGAGAGAGACTTTGAAAATGAGTCTGAAACCTCGGATTCCAAGATGTTCTACCGAGATGATCTGATGGATGGGGAGGAACATCAAAAGCACAGCAGGGGAGAAAGGGGTCTGGACAAGGAGCATGAAAAGGAGACCCATGAGGAAGAACACTTGAGAAAAGACATAGAGGGAAATTGTCATTCCTCACCATCACCTCACCAGGCTCCAATCAAGATTAAAGAGGAACTCAATGATCCAACTTATGACATGTTTTGCATGAGCCAGTATGGCCTCTATAATGGGGGCATggcagcagctgctgctgccgcCGCAAGCATGGCTGCTCTGCATGAGAGCTTCATCTCTTCAATGGGATATGGTGCCAGTCCACCCAAATTCCCTATGTCTCAATCACCTGAAGGAGACCCATGTTCCAGTCCTGACCCCAAGATCTGCTATGTTTGTAAGAAGAGCTTCAAGAGCTCCTACAGCATGAAACTGCACTACAAGAATGTGCACCTGAAAGAGATGCATGTGTGCACAGTGGCTGGCTGCAACGCTGCGTTCCCTTCCCGACGGAGCAGAGATAGGTGAGTGCTACAAGTCTACAAATAACtatttaattttaatctgaaggatttatttagtttgacTCTGTTTTTATTACCATGTCATTACATACAGAATGTGGAAGGTTTTCAGGTTCTAAATATTTCATTATGAGCCTTATTAAAGTTGTTCCAGTTTTACAGGACTTGAGCTatgacatatttttttatattttgcttccaagcagtcaaactattttcttttatcttttaaagTTGTCTAGAGCAACAGTTCTTCAGGCTTTCTAGAGgcattttaagatgttttatttgaacACTGAATTTCCACTTTTTTCAGTACAGTCCTTGTATCGTATTATATTAAGGATTATATTTGCTGTTTGTTAAGCCCCAACTATAACCTATGAATCATTCAACTTAGAAAATCTCCCAAACTCAAGGGATCGACAGATGTTGTGTCTTCACTTAACAAACTTACAGAAGCAAATAaccttattttacattttatctcaAGGCAGGCTGTTGCAAAGACACATTTTTTCATGCGTTCGGCTCTATAATGTGCCAAAGGTAACAAGTTTGAGGCATAATATTTCTGCATCAACAAGATGATTTCCAGCGAGCCGTTTGCCAAAAACTTTGGCATAACTGGGCTGCACACGTACACCGTGTCCTCATTAAATTGAGAAAATCTGAACAAGCAGGGGTAAAGCATGCAGAcacaaaacttatttttttccttgaatgttttcctttacattttaactttaattattttcacAGTGCTCTCTACAAGTATTGCCGCCCCTGGTAAATGTGTGTTAAAATAAGTCACTTTTGCCACTCTGCTGCAGTTCTCTCACAGTGATCTTCAGAGATTCTTATCTCCCTACATCCTCCTTACTGTGCATGGTACCAAGACGAACTTGGGTCCCAGTTAGGTGTACAtttttaattactgctctgactTTAGATATGAGCATGTTTAGGTGAGTAGCCATTTTCTGTCATTTCCTGGTTTATGCAGGTCAACAGAAATTTGCGCTACTTGAAATGCactttctcttgtctttcccatttagAGGAGTGGCTAAGAGAAACGGTCTATGTCATATTAATACCCCAGGATATTACCTAAATTTATAATAAATAGTCACTCTGAAAAACGAgtaaattataaattaaaaaatgcttAATATTAGTTTTTAGGAGTTGTTAGGGGTACCAATACTTATGGCACCACTgatatctttaaaataaaatatatttttttaacatgggATCTTTTtcccattaaataaatgtaaatccaGATGAAAGGTTGGAACTTTTCTAcacttttttttagattatagtATCATAATATAAGATGAATTAGTTTTATGAGTTTTTCTTCGTCTAAACCAGGAGTGCCAATGAACATGAACGAACCTGTTGGTTATTGtcaaactgggaaaaaaaactttcctcTGAAAAAGGCTCAAGGATAAGAAAAATATAATCTGAACAAAATCACTGCCAAAAATCACCCAAAGTCAAATTAAGACTTTGAATACCTTCCAAAGCTCTGGAGAACTATTGATTAAGACCGCTTTAAATTTTGGACCCGAGTGTTCCttcttagaagaaaaaaaaaaaaaaagtgcctcaagacttttgcacagtgcGCTTTATCTTAAAGATCTAAGTTTATCTCTCAGTATCTTGTGAACCTTTTTTAGA from Girardinichthys multiradiatus isolate DD_20200921_A chromosome 5, DD_fGirMul_XY1, whole genome shotgun sequence carries:
- the bnc2 gene encoding zinc finger protein basonuclin-2 isoform X4 — protein: MSKEAELDVRSNECDTVPAEPSRDLESPRPPPTAKVTEPTGGTAGVGVSIPSRSQSHLSNSSGGVGGLGGVSIVSNSSAEGAGESSMQFSTRPPSAEQPGFMGTWQQQSTDSNLLYRMSQQGAVTRLPLKGDRSTMGRDLEEAIRCTLVNCTCECFQPGKIHLRTCDQCKHGWVAHALDKLSTQHLYHPTQVEIVQSNVVFDISSLMLYGTQAVPVRLKILLDRLFSVLKQEEVLHILHGLGWTLRDYVRGYILQDAAGKVLDRWTIMSREEEIITLQQFLRFGETKSIVELMAIQEKEGQAVTVPSSKTDSGIRTFIESNNRTRSPGLLTHLENSSPSSIHHFENIPNSLAFLLPFQYINPVSAPMLGLPPNGLPMEQSALRLREPSLPNQGEQVETSESEVSLSPFRTGQSPSRGVLGGINNTVPKTEPNNCASPISPTPSTQQAQQQTSLQQQQQQGQQQSQNQSQQPNSLSDHQVHHHYIKDEPSKTISHPSFSSKMHRIRRMGATSRKGRVCCNACGKTFYDKGTLKIHYNAVHLKIKHRCTIEGCNMVFSSLRSRNRHSANPNPRLHMPMLRNNRDKDLIRANSTTGTPVISSSKNGGFTLTSPGRPPLGFTTPPIDPMLQSPLQGPLVFPSLKSVQPVQPVPPFYRTLVSPADLVSPPVSLPTSPIMPTTTNSTTLMDQQHQILAAVVSHNNVHVSEASPMSHRLPTGASQDLTTSSDPTPKKKPRKSSMPVKIEKEVIDVADDFEDKDEDDDDNIHHNHQSSFLHNNIKINGNCNNNGASGTGHQSGGSGQQSPSQDEMSPGLALRGMMRHSEDECREGTGSDSRGGASELRCMDSFTSEDQDHERDFENESETSDSKMFYRDDLMDGEEHQKHSRGERGLDKEHEKETHEEEHLRKDIEGNCHSSPSPHQAPIKIKEELNDPTYDMFCMSQYGLYNGGMAAAAAAAASMAALHESFISSMGYGASPPKFPMSQSPEGDPCSSPDPKICYVCKKSFKSSYSMKLHYKNVHLKEMHVCTVAGCNAAFPSRRSRDRTMSDREVNN
- the bnc2 gene encoding zinc finger protein basonuclin-2 isoform X3, producing the protein MAIRCTLVNCTCECFQPGKIHLRTCDQCKHGWVAHALDKLSTQHLYHPTQVEIVQSNVVFDISSLMLYGTQAVPVRLKILLDRLFSVLKQEEVLHILHGLGWTLRDYVRGYILQDAAGKVLDRWTIMSREEEIITLQQFLRFGETKSIVELMAIQEKEGQAVTVPSSKTDSGIRTFIESNNRTRSPGLLTHLENSSPSSIHHFENIPNSLAFLLPFQYINPVSAPMLGLPPNGLPMEQSALRLREPSLPNQGEQVETSESEVSLSPFRTGQSPSRGVLGGINNTVPKTEPNNCASPISPTPSTQQAQQQTSLQQQQQQGQQQSQNQSQQPNSLSDHQVHHHYIKDEPSKTISHPSFSSKMHRIRRMGATSRKGRVCCNACGKTFYDKGTLKIHYNAVHLKIKHRCTIEGCNMVFSSLRSRNRHSANPNPRLHMPMLRNNRDKDLIRANSTTGTPVISSSKNGGFTLTSPGRPPLGFTTPPIDPMLQSPLQGPLVFPSLKSVQPVQPVPPFYRTLVSPADLVSPPVSLPTSPIMPTTTNSTTLMDQQHQILAAVVSHNNVHVSEASPMSHRLPTGASQDLTTSSDPTPKKKPRKSSMPVKIEKEVIDVADDFEDKDEDDDDNIHHNHQSSFLHNNIKINGNCNNNGASGTGHQSGGSGQQSPSQDEMSPGLALRGMMRHSEDECREGTGSDSRGGASELRCMDSFTSEDQDHERDFENESETSDSKMFYRDDLMDGEEHQKHSRGERGLDKEHEKETHEEEHLRKDIEGNCHSSPSPHQAPIKIKEELNDPTYDMFCMSQYGLYNGGMAAAAAAAASMAALHESFISSMGYGASPPKFPMSQSPEGDPCSSPDPKICYVCKKSFKSSYSMKLHYKNVHLKEMHVCTVAGCNAAFPSRRSRDRHSSNINLHRKLLTKELDDIVLDPQLTPLPKDLRAEFLAKLYTGHHMGLDPMARVGFRAPGLGLPGLNHNTLSHMSNDYPHHPLNHDLRNHHTNGLFRGQPDDYMVLDLSTTSSVQSSSSIHSSHESEDGSDEGILLDDLEEEGEEDEEDGNSEGEDLSRRVERRAEGGHQETGKLKERGLDSSSSPFLLSSRGGSNGSSGGILCNICHKVYSNKGTLRVHYKTVHLREMHKCKIPGCNMVFSSVRSRNRHSQNPNLHKNMPFSTILD
- the bnc2 gene encoding zinc finger protein basonuclin-2 isoform X1, which encodes MSKEAELDVRSNECDTVPAEPSRDLESPRPPPTAKVTEPTGGTAGVGVSIPSRSQSHLSNSSGGVGGLGGVSIVSNSSAEGAGESSMQFSTRPPSAEQPGFMGTWQQQSTDSNLLYRMSQQGAVTRLPLKGDRSTMGRDLEEAIRCTLVNCTCECFQPGKIHLRTCDQCKHGWVAHALDKLSTQHLYHPTQVEIVQSNVVFDISSLMLYGTQAVPVRLKILLDRLFSVLKQEEVLHILHGLGWTLRDYVRGYILQDAAGKVLDRWTIMSREEEIITLQQFLRFGETKSIVELMAIQEKEGQAVTVPSSKTDSGIRTFIESNNRTRSPGLLTHLENSSPSSIHHFENIPNSLAFLLPFQYINPVSAPMLGLPPNGLPMEQSALRLREPSLPNQGEQVETSESEVSLSPFRTGQSPSRGVLGGINNTVPKTEPNNCASPISPTPSTQQAQQQTSLQQQQQQGQQQSQNQSQQPNSLSDHQVHHHYIKDEPSKTISHPSFSSKMHRIRRMGATSRKGRVCCNACGKTFYDKGTLKIHYNAVHLKIKHRCTIEGCNMVFSSLRSRNRHSANPNPRLHMPMLRNNRDKDLIRANSTTGTPVISSSKNGGFTLTSPGRPPLGFTTPPIDPMLQSPLQGPLVFPSLKSVQPVQPVPPFYRTLVSPADLVSPPVSLPTSPIMPTTTNSTTLMDQQHQILAAVVSHNNVHVSEASPMSHRLPTGASQDLTTSSDPTPKKKPRKSSMPVKIEKEVIDVADDFEDKDEDDDDNIHHNHQSSFLHNNIKINGNCNNNGASGTGHQSGGSGQQSPSQDEMSPGLALRGMMRHSEDECREGTGSDSRGGASELRCMDSFTSEDQDHERDFENESETSDSKMFYRDDLMDGEEHQKHSRGERGLDKEHEKETHEEEHLRKDIEGNCHSSPSPHQAPIKIKEELNDPTYDMFCMSQYGLYNGGMAAAAAAAASMAALHESFISSMGYGASPPKFPMSQSPEGDPCSSPDPKICYVCKKSFKSSYSMKLHYKNVHLKEMHVCTVAGCNAAFPSRRSRDRHSSNINLHRKLLTKELDDIVLDPQLTPLPKDLRAEFLAKLYTGHHMGLDPMARVGFRAPGLGLPGLNHNTLSHMSNDYPHHPLNHDLRNHHTNGLFRGQPDDYMVLDLSTTSSVQSSSSIHSSHESEDGSDEGILLDDLEEEGEEDEEDGNSEGEDLSRRVERRAEGGHQETGKLKERGLDSSSSPFLLSSRGGSNGSSGGILCNICHKVYSNKGTLRVHYKTVHLREMHKCKIPGCNMVFSSVRSRNRHSQNPNLHKNMPFSTILD
- the bnc2 gene encoding zinc finger protein basonuclin-2 isoform X2, whose amino-acid sequence is MSKEAELDVRSNECDTVPAEPSRDLESPRPPPTAKVTEPTGGTAGVGVSIPSRSQSHLSNSSGGVGGLGGVSIVSNSSAEGAGESSMQFSTRPPSAEQPGFMGTWQQQSTDSNLLYRMSQQAIRCTLVNCTCECFQPGKIHLRTCDQCKHGWVAHALDKLSTQHLYHPTQVEIVQSNVVFDISSLMLYGTQAVPVRLKILLDRLFSVLKQEEVLHILHGLGWTLRDYVRGYILQDAAGKVLDRWTIMSREEEIITLQQFLRFGETKSIVELMAIQEKEGQAVTVPSSKTDSGIRTFIESNNRTRSPGLLTHLENSSPSSIHHFENIPNSLAFLLPFQYINPVSAPMLGLPPNGLPMEQSALRLREPSLPNQGEQVETSESEVSLSPFRTGQSPSRGVLGGINNTVPKTEPNNCASPISPTPSTQQAQQQTSLQQQQQQGQQQSQNQSQQPNSLSDHQVHHHYIKDEPSKTISHPSFSSKMHRIRRMGATSRKGRVCCNACGKTFYDKGTLKIHYNAVHLKIKHRCTIEGCNMVFSSLRSRNRHSANPNPRLHMPMLRNNRDKDLIRANSTTGTPVISSSKNGGFTLTSPGRPPLGFTTPPIDPMLQSPLQGPLVFPSLKSVQPVQPVPPFYRTLVSPADLVSPPVSLPTSPIMPTTTNSTTLMDQQHQILAAVVSHNNVHVSEASPMSHRLPTGASQDLTTSSDPTPKKKPRKSSMPVKIEKEVIDVADDFEDKDEDDDDNIHHNHQSSFLHNNIKINGNCNNNGASGTGHQSGGSGQQSPSQDEMSPGLALRGMMRHSEDECREGTGSDSRGGASELRCMDSFTSEDQDHERDFENESETSDSKMFYRDDLMDGEEHQKHSRGERGLDKEHEKETHEEEHLRKDIEGNCHSSPSPHQAPIKIKEELNDPTYDMFCMSQYGLYNGGMAAAAAAAASMAALHESFISSMGYGASPPKFPMSQSPEGDPCSSPDPKICYVCKKSFKSSYSMKLHYKNVHLKEMHVCTVAGCNAAFPSRRSRDRHSSNINLHRKLLTKELDDIVLDPQLTPLPKDLRAEFLAKLYTGHHMGLDPMARVGFRAPGLGLPGLNHNTLSHMSNDYPHHPLNHDLRNHHTNGLFRGQPDDYMVLDLSTTSSVQSSSSIHSSHESEDGSDEGILLDDLEEEGEEDEEDGNSEGEDLSRRVERRAEGGHQETGKLKERGLDSSSSPFLLSSRGGSNGSSGGILCNICHKVYSNKGTLRVHYKTVHLREMHKCKIPGCNMVFSSVRSRNRHSQNPNLHKNMPFSTILD